The Streptomyces laurentii region GCCAGCGCGGTGGCGAGGTTGCCGAGGTTGAACATGCCGAGCGCGACCAGCAGTGCCGTGCGGGTCGACCGGCCGACCAGGACGCGGGAGAGAAGCGGGCCCGCGGCCGCGTAGGCGGCGGTGAACGCGGTGACGCCCAGCCCGACCGCCCCGGCCGTCGTGGCCAGGGAGTCGGCCATGTCCGGCAGGACGCCCGCGAGGACGTACGCGTCGATGCCCAGGGAGACCCCGGCGAGGGCCAGCGGCCAGACCTTCCCGATCACGAGGCGTCCTCCTCGGCTTCGGCCGCGCCCGCCTCCTCGTAGCCGGCCAGGATCGTCCGCACCAGGCCGGGGAACCGCGCGTCGAGGTCCTCGGAGCGGAGCCGGATCATGCATTTGCGTCCCTCGGCGCGGACGAAGACCACACCGGATTCGCGCAGCAGGCTCGTGTGGTGGGTGAGTGTCGAGCGTGGCAGGTCCGGGCCGAGATCGAGGCTGTCGACCTCCCCGCGCTCGCTCAGCGCGCGCACCATCGTCAGGCGCAGGGGCTCACTGAGCGCGAACAGCACGCGTGGGAGCGCGATCTCATCGACGTCGGGATGGTGGTACGTGCGGACCGCGGCCATCGCGTCACTCCAATCGTTCGAGAATTCCCGCACAAATATAGTGCGGGAATTCTCGAACGATCAACCCCGGTACCGCCTCCCGCCGGCCTCCGAGACGGGCGAAGGAGGAACAGCGGCCCAGCCTCTGACGCCGAGAACGACCAGGGCCGGCCGGCGTGGCACACCCGCGTGGACACCGTCCTGGGCGTCGGGACCAGGACGAAGGGGCGTACGCGGTCGCGGGGCCCCGGACCGGCGGGGCAGGATGCTGTACGTCGAGGAGGAGATCACCCATGACCGAGAGCCCCGCGCCCCGGAGCACCACGCCCGAGGCCGCCGAGAGCGCCCCCGCCCCCTTCACCGCCGCCGACTACCGGGCCCGGATGGCCCGCGCCGCCGAGTCCGCCGCCGAGGCGGGACTCGCCGGCGTGCTCGTCGCGCCCGGCCCCGACCTCACGTACCTCACCGGCTACCGGCCCACCGCGATCACCGAACGGCTCACCGTCCTCGTTCTCGTCCCCGGCGGCGATCCCGTCCTCGTCGTCCCCGCGCTGGAGGCCCCGGACGCGGCGAAGGCCGCCGGCGCCGCCGCGTTCACCGTGCGGGACTGGACCGACGCCAAGGACCCGTACGCCGTCACCGCGCCCCTGCTCGACGCCGCCGGGCGCTTCGGCGTCAGCGACAACACCTGGGCCCTGCATCTGCTCGGCCTCCAGCAGGCCCTGCCCGGCACCTCGTACGCCTCGCTCACCGAGGCCCTGCCGATGCTCCGCGCCGTCAAGGACCCGCACGAGCTGGCCCGGATCGCCGCCGCCGGGGCCGCCGCCGACGAGACGTACGGCGAGATCCTGAAGGTCCGTTTCGCCGGCCGTACGGAGAACGACGTCGCCGCCGACCTGGCCGCGCTGCTGCTGGGCTTCGGGCACTCGCAGGTCGACTTCACCGTCGTCGGCTCCGGCCCGAACGGCGCCAACCCGCACCACGAGGCAGGCGACCGGACGATCGAGCACGGCGACATGGTGGTCCTCGACTTCGGCGGCCTCAAGCACGGCTACGGCTCCGACACCACCCGTACCGTCCACGTCGGCGAGCCCACCGCCGAGGAGCGGCGCGTCCACGACCTCGTCCGGGAGGCGCAGCAGGCCGGCTTCGAGGCGGTCCGGACCGGGGCCGCCTGCCAGGACGTGGACCGCGCCGCGCGCAAGGTGATCACGGACGCGGGCTACGGCGAGTACTTCATCCACCGCACCGGCCACGGCATCGGAGTCACCACGCACGAACCCCCGTACATGATCGAGGGCGAGGAGCGGCCCGTCGTCCCCGGCATGTGCTTCTCCATCGAGCCGGGGATCTATCTGCCCGGCCGCTTCGGCGTGCGCATCGAGGACATCGTGACGCTGACGGAGGACGGCACCGGCCGCCGCTTCAACAACACCCCGCGCGAGATGGCCCTCGTCGAGTAGCGGCCGCGCACACGAACGGACCGTCCGTCAGCCGTCGGTGAAGACCGCCGCCGACTCCGCGGGCAGCCGCAGCAGCCCGTCCCGGCCGGGTGCCTCCGTCCGCTCCCACGCGGCGAGCACCCGGTCGCGGCCGTTCGAGCCGAGCGCGATCTCCGCCGGCTTCGGGCCGAGGTTCACCGCCACCCGGACGTCCCCGCGCCGGAACACCAGCCAGCGCGCCTCCTCGTCGTACGCCACCCGTACCGCCGAGAGATCCGGGTCGGTGAGGTCCGGCAGCGTACGGCGCAGGGCGATCAGCTCGCGGTGCCAGGCAAGGAGCCGCTTGTGCGGGTCGCGCCCGCGTTCGTCGCGGTCGAGCACCGAGCGGTCCCGGGTGGCCGGGTCCTGCGGATCAGGAACGTCCTCCTCCGTCCAGCCGTACGCCGCGAACTCCCGCCGCCGGCCCTGCCGTACCGCCTCCGCGAGCTCCGGATCGGTGTGGTCGGTGAAGTACATCCAGGGTGTGCCCGCCCCCCACTCCTCGCCCATGAACAGCATCGGCACCGCGGGACCGGTCAGCACGAGCGTCGCCGCGCAGGCCAGCAGACCGGGGGAGAGGGTGGCGGAGAGACGGTCGCCGGCGGCGCGGTTGCCGACCTGGTCGTGGGTCTGGGCGTACCCGAGGAACCGGTGCGCGGAGGTCCGCGCCCGGTCCACCGGCCGGCCGTGGTGCCGGCCACGGAAGGTCGAGTACGTGCCGTCGTGGAAGAAGACCCGGGTGAGGGTCTTGGCCAGCGCGGCCATCGGGGCCCGCGCGAAATCGGCGTAGTAGCCCTGCGACTCGCCGGTCAGCGCGGTGTGCAGGGCGTGGTGGAAGTCGTCGTTCCACTGGGCGTGCAGGCCCAGGCCGCCCGACGCCCGCGGCGCGGTGGTGCGCGGATCGCACCGGTCGGACTCGGCGATCAGGAAGTGCCGGCGGCCCTGCTCGACGGAGAGCGCGTCGACGGCCGCCGACAGCTCCTCCAGGAAGGTGAGCGCCCGGGTGTCGACGAGCGCGTGGACCGCGTCCAGGCGCAGCCCGTCGATCCGGTAGTCGCGCAGCCAGGCCAGCGCGCTGCTCTTGAAGTACGCCCGGACCTCGTCCGAACCGGGCCCGTCCAGGTTCACCGCCGGACCCCAGGGGGTGGCGGCCCCGCCGTGCGCGCCGGTGAAGTACGGCCCGAAGGACGGCAGATGGTTGCCGGACGGGCCCAGGTGGTTGTGCACCACGTCCAGGACCACGCCGAGCCCCAGCCCGTGCGCCGCGTCCACGAACCGCTTCAGCGCCGGCGGCCCGCCGTACGGCTCGTGCACCGCCCACGGCGCGACCCCGTCGTACCCCCAGCCGCGCGTCCCCGGGAACGGGCACAGCGGCATCAGCTCCACATGGGTGACCCCGAGGCCCGCGAGCTCCCCGAGCCGCGCCGCCGCCGCGTCGAGGGTGCCCTCGGGGGTGAAGGTGCCGACGTGCAGCTCGTACAGGACGCCACCGCGCAGCCGCAGCCTCGCCGGGACGCCGTGCTCCCAGACGTACGTGTCGTGGTCGACGACGGCGGCGAGCCCCCCGGGCCCGTCCGGGAGGCGGCGGGCGCGCGGGTCGGGCAGCACGGGGCCGCCGTCCAGGGCGAAGCCGTAGCGGTCGCCGTCGGCGGCCGGGGCGGTGGAGGTCCACCAGCCGGCCCGCTCGGGGTCCCGCGCCATCGGATGCGCGGCACCCGCCAGCTCCAGCGTCACCCGGTCACGGGCCTTTGGCGCCCATACCTCGAACAGCACCTGACGGTCCCCTCGTCTCGTCGGGGGCGCGCGGCACCGGGGCCGGACCGCCCGCAGGCGACGGCCGGCGGCCCCGGATGACCACACGCCCGGTCCCGGGCCATGGCGGTGGGTGGCTACGGAACCATCCTGGCAGTCAGGCGCCCTGTCCGCCCGGCACGTCCCGCGCGTCCCACACGTAATCGATGGCCCGCTCGAACGTGGCGTAACCGGCCCGGGCGAAGGAACGCGCCATCGGCACGTTGCCGACGTCCGTCCGCGCGCGGATCCGCGGCACGTCCTCGGCGGCGAGGACACGGGTGCCCTCGGCGAGGATCTCGTCGGCGTAGCCCCGGCCGCGGTGGGCGGGCAGCACACCGAGGTACGCGATGATCGCGTGGTAGTTGTTGCGTGCGGGCACGACGAAGCCGACGGGTTCGCCGGTGCCGGCGAGCTCCGCGATCCGCCACCACGACTTCGGCGAGGAGTGCTGCGCCAGCTCCTCGTCGTAGTGCTGCTCGGCGGCCTCGCGCGGGGACAGTCCGGACGCCAGATCGGCCTGCCCGTGGGCGTCCAGGGTGCCCTCCATGACCGGGGTCATGAGCGCGAGCAGGTCCTCACGGTCCCGTACGGGGCGGAAGGCCAGCCGGCCGGAGGGCGGGGCGATCGGGGACGCCGTCCCGGGGCGCCACTCCAGGCGCAGGCGCTCCACCAGCCGGCGGGCGCCGGCGGCGGTGAGGACGCCGAAGAGGGTCTCCAGGTACGCGCGGGTCTCCGGCACCTCCCGCCAGTCGGGCGGCATGAAGCGGCCGTACTCGGGGCGCGGGCCGTCGCCGACGACCGCCGCGCTCGCCGTCTCCAGCAGCCGGAGCCCGATCGCGGCGGCCTCGTCGGCCGGCAGGGCGGGGTCCAGATCGAAGAAGTCCAGGAACTGCGGCGCTTCCCCGGCCCGGCCGGTCCACCAGCCGATCCGTCCGACCAGCCGCTCGCCGCGCAGCGCCACCCACAGCCACTCGGGGCGGCGGCGGCCGGCGGCGAGGTCGTCGGCGAGTTCGTGGTCCAGGACGTAGTCGAGACGGTCGAACAGCTCCAGCTCCTCGGTCCCGGCGAGCGGCCGGATGACGAGCGGGGCGGACGACGCTGACAGCGCTGACGACTCGGGTGACGTGGGTGACTCGTTCGACTCAGGCGACTCGGGCGAGCCGGATGCGTCGGAAGAGCCGGAAGAGCCGGAAGAGCCGAACGAGTCGAGCGCGGTCCTGGATGAGGTCATACGGAGGTCCTCCAAGGGGTCGGAGCGGCCGACCGTAACAGCGATCCGTCCTGGTGGCACGGGAGTTACGAAGGCGCTGCCGACCCTTCTGGACACCCCGGGGGATTCCGACGGACAATCACGGAGTGACGACCCCCCATCCGTACCCGCTCCCGGCGCCCCCGCCGGACCGCGCCCCCCGGCTCGGCGACGCCGAGCGGGAGCGGGCGCTCGCGGTGCTGCGCGAGGGCGTCGCACAGGGACGCATCTCCCACGACACCTTCCTCTTCCGCATGGAGCGGGTGCTGGCCGCCCGGCGGTCCGACGAACTCGTCATGCTCACCTCCGACCTCGCCACCGAGTCGGGCTGGAGCAAGCGGGTGGTGGGCGCGGTCGGCCGCATGTCGGCGTTCACGGCGAAGCTCCGCCTCACCTGGCACGCCGAGCGCCTGCCCAAGCTCCTGCTCCCGCCGCCCGGACCGTACCCGCTGCGCATCGGCCGCGACCCGGTGAACGGACTGCGGCTCACCCACGAGACCGTCTCCCGGCTGCACGCCGAACTGTCCTGCCAGGGCGGGGTCTGGGTACTGCGCGACCTCGGCTCCACCAACGGCACCATGGTCAACGGGCGCCGGGTCACGGGCGCGGTGGTGGTCCGGGCCGGGGACCAGGTGGGGTTCGGACAGGTGGGGTACCAGCTCTCGGGCGACTGAGCCGGGGCCGGGACCGCCCTTCCGTAAACCGTTGGGGTGCGGGCGGCTCGTCTTGTTACGGTGGGGGATGGCTTTCCTTTTCTTCGTCTGAGTCCGGGCACGGCCGCTGCCGCCGTTTCTGCCGCCCGTAGACCCTTCGTATGCCCAGGGAAAGCCCCATGCGCGACCGCGCCCCTCTTGCTTCGTCCCTTCCTTCGTCCGCCCTTTCGCCCGTCGCCGCTCCCGCCGGCGTGGCGCAGCTGTCCGTCAGGGACGTCACCCGGTCCTTCGGCACCCGGACCGTTCTCGACCAGGTCTCCTTCACCGTCCGGCCCGGTGAGAAGGCCGCCGTCGTCGGCGAGAACGGCTCCGGCAAGTCCACCCTGCTGCGGCTGCTCGCCGGGGCCGCGACGCCGGACTCCGGGGAGATCGTCGTCCGCTTCCCCGGCGGTACGGGACATCTCGCCCAGACCCTCGACCTCGCCGCGGACCGCACCGTGCGGGACGCCGTCGACGCCGCCCTGACCGAACTGCGGACCATGGAACGAGAGCTCCGCGCGGCGGAGGAGTCCCTCACGGACGCCTCGGAGCGCGAACTGGCCGCGTACGGCGACCTGTTGATCGCCTACGAGGAGCGGGGCGGATACGAGGCGGACGCCCGGGTCGACGCCGCGATGCACGGGCTCGGGCTCGCCCGGATCACCCGCGACCGGCGGATCGGCTCGCTGTCCGGCGGCGAACAGTCGCGGCTCGCGCTCGCCTGCGTCCTGGCCGCCGCCCCCGAACTGCTGCTCCTGGACGAACCGACGAACCACCTCGACGCGACGGCCGTGCGCTGGCTGGAGGACCACCTGCGCGCGCACCGGGGCACGGTCGTCGCGGTCACCCACGACCGCGGCTTCCTGGAGCGCGTCGCCACCACGATCCTCGAGGTCGACCGGGACGAGCGGACCGTGCGCCGGTACGGCGACGGCTGGGCCGGATACCGCGCGGCGAAGGCCGCCGCCCGGCGCGGCGCGGAGCAGCGGTACGCGGACTGGGCCGAGGAGGTGACCCGCGTGGAGGAGCTGCTCGACGCCGTGGGCCGGCGGCTCGCCGGCACCGGCCGTGACCCCCGGCAGGGCTTCGGCAAACACCGGCGGTCCAGCGAGGCGAAGCTCGGCGGGCAGGTGCGCGCGGTCCGGGAGCGGCTGGCTCAGCTGCGCCGTCATCCGGTGGCGAAGCCTCCGGAGCCGCTCCGATTCGCGGCGGTGCCGGTGGTGGCGGCGGCGCCGGTGGTGGCGGACGACGGTCACCCGGACCTTCCGGGTGACCTCCTCGCCGTGCTCGACGACGTACGGGTCGGCGACCGGCTGCGTCTGGACGGGCCGCTCACGATCGCGCCGGGACAGCGGCTGCTGGTCACGGGGGAGAACGGCGCGGGCAAGACGACGCTGCTGCGCGTCCTCGCGGGGGACCTGGAGCCGGACACGGGGACGGTGCGCCGCCCTGCCCGCATCGGCTATCTCGCGCAGGAGCTGCCCGCGCGCTCCACCCGGCTCCCCCTGCTCGCCGCGTTCGCGGCCGGGCGGCCGGGCCCCGCGGACGAGTACGCCGACGGGCTTCTGGCCCTGGGCCTGTTCCGCGAGGAGGACCTGCACGTCCCGGTCGCCCGGCTGTCCGCGGGCCAGCAGCGGCGGCTGCAGCTCGCGCGCCTGGTGACCCGGCCCGCGGACCTGCTCGTCCTCGACGAGCCGACCAACCACATCGCGCTCGATCTGGTCGAGGACCTGCAGACCGCGCTCGCGGCGTTTCCAGGGGCGGTGGTCGCGGTGTCGCACGACCGCGGCTTTCGCGCGCGCTTCGGCGGGGAGGAGCTGGAGCTGCGGTCCGGCCGTAGACGCTGATCCCCCGTGCCCCCGTGCCCCCGCGTCCCCGCGCGTCTCACCCGTTCGGCCCTGTACCTGCTGCGGGCGGGCGGGGCCGGTGGTGCTGTGGGGTGATGCGCAGCGCCGACCGGTGAGCGAGAGGGCGAGATGAGCGAGGGGGCGAGATGAGCGAGCAGCAGGCGGGCCGACTGCCGGACGGCAGGCCCGAGGGCGCGCCCGACGGCGTACCCGGCGACGTTCCCTGGCGCCGGCCCGACCGGGCGCCCTGGCGGGATCTCTGGGCCGCGTTGCCCGCCATGGCGCCGGCGTCGGCCCGCCCGA contains the following coding sequences:
- a CDS encoding hypothetical protein (Helix-turn-helix domains; cl00088;~identified by MetaGeneAnnotator; putative;~transcriptional regulator [Streptomyces roseosporus NRRL15998]) — translated: MAAVRTYHHPDVDEIALPRVLFALSEPLRLTMVRALSERGEVDSLDLGPDLPRSTLTHHTSLLRESGVVFVRAEGRKCMIRLRSEDLDARFPGLVRTILAGYEEAGAAEAEEDAS
- a CDS encoding peptidase (Creatinase/Prolidase N-terminal domain; pfam01321;~Similar to Prolidase and Aminopeptidase P. The members ofthis subfamily presumably catalyse hydrolysis of Xaa-Pro dipeptides and/or release of any N-terminal amino acid, including proline, that is linked with proline; cd01092;~Xaa-Pro aminopeptidase [Aminoacid transport and metabolism]; COG0006;~identified by MetaGeneAnnotator; putative;~peptidase [Streptomyces hygroscopicus subsp. jinggangensis TL01]), with the translated sequence MTESPAPRSTTPEAAESAPAPFTAADYRARMARAAESAAEAGLAGVLVAPGPDLTYLTGYRPTAITERLTVLVLVPGGDPVLVVPALEAPDAAKAAGAAAFTVRDWTDAKDPYAVTAPLLDAAGRFGVSDNTWALHLLGLQQALPGTSYASLTEALPMLRAVKDPHELARIAAAGAAADETYGEILKVRFAGRTENDVAADLAALLLGFGHSQVDFTVVGSGPNGANPHHEAGDRTIEHGDMVVLDFGGLKHGYGSDTTRTVHVGEPTAEERRVHDLVREAQQAGFEAVRTGAACQDVDRAARKVITDAGYGEYFIHRTGHGIGVTTHEPPYMIEGEERPVVPGMCFSIEPGIYLPGRFGVRIEDIVTLTEDGTGRRFNNTPREMALVE
- a CDS encoding malto-oligosyltrehalose trehalohydrolase (Alpha amylase catalytic domain found in Glycosyltrehalose trehalohydrolase (also called Maltooligosyl trehalose Trehalohydrolase); cd11325;~Domain of unknown function (DUF3459); pfam11941;~Malto-oligosyltrehalose trehalohydrolase [Streptomyces venezuelae ATCC10712];~N-terminal Early set domain associated with the catalytic domain of Maltooligosyl trehalose trehalohydrolase (also called Glycosyltrehalose trehalohydrolase) and similar proteins; cd02853;~catalytic site [active];~identified by MetaGeneAnnotator; putative;~malto-oligosyltrehalose trehalohydrolase; TIGR02402), encoding MTLELAGAAHPMARDPERAGWWTSTAPAADGDRYGFALDGGPVLPDPRARRLPDGPGGLAAVVDHDTYVWEHGVPARLRLRGGVLYELHVGTFTPEGTLDAAAARLGELAGLGVTHVELMPLCPFPGTRGWGYDGVAPWAVHEPYGGPPALKRFVDAAHGLGLGVVLDVVHNHLGPSGNHLPSFGPYFTGAHGGAATPWGPAVNLDGPGSDEVRAYFKSSALAWLRDYRIDGLRLDAVHALVDTRALTFLEELSAAVDALSVEQGRRHFLIAESDRCDPRTTAPRASGGLGLHAQWNDDFHHALHTALTGESQGYYADFARAPMAALAKTLTRVFFHDGTYSTFRGRHHGRPVDRARTSAHRFLGYAQTHDQVGNRAAGDRLSATLSPGLLACAATLVLTGPAVPMLFMGEEWGAGTPWMYFTDHTDPELAEAVRQGRRREFAAYGWTEEDVPDPQDPATRDRSVLDRDERGRDPHKRLLAWHRELIALRRTLPDLTDPDLSAVRVAYDEEARWLVFRRGDVRVAVNLGPKPAEIALGSNGRDRVLAAWERTEAPGRDGLLRLPAESAAVFTDG
- a CDS encoding N-acetyltransferase GCN5 (Acetyltransferase (GNAT) domain; pfam13302;~Acetyltransferase (GNAT) family; pfam00583;~N-acetyltransferase GCN5 [Streptomyces flavogriseus ATCC33331];~PFAM: GCN5-related N-acetyltransferase; KEGG: sna:Snas_6052 GCN5-related N-acetyltransferase;~identified by MetaGeneAnnotator; putative) — translated: MTSSRTALDSFGSSGSSGSSDASGSPESPESNESPTSPESSALSASSAPLVIRPLAGTEELELFDRLDYVLDHELADDLAAGRRRPEWLWVALRGERLVGRIGWWTGRAGEAPQFLDFFDLDPALPADEAAAIGLRLLETASAAVVGDGPRPEYGRFMPPDWREVPETRAYLETLFGVLTAAGARRLVERLRLEWRPGTASPIAPPSGRLAFRPVRDREDLLALMTPVMEGTLDAHGQADLASGLSPREAAEQHYDEELAQHSSPKSWWRIAELAGTGEPVGFVVPARNNYHAIIAYLGVLPAHRGRGYADEILAEGTRVLAAEDVPRIRARTDVGNVPMARSFARAGYATFERAIDYVWDARDVPGGQGA
- a CDS encoding FHA domain-containing protein (Domain of unknown function (DUF1707); pfam08044;~FHA domain-containing protein [Streptomyces flavogriseus ATCC33331];~FOG: FHA domain [Signal transduction mechanisms];~Forkhead associated domain (FHA); found in eukaryotic and prokaryotic proteins. Putative nuclear signalling domain. FHA domains may bind phosphothreonine, phosphoserine and sometimes phosphotyrosine. In eukaryotes, many FHA domain-containing proteins...; cd00060;~KEGG: sgr:SGR_1427 hypothetical protein; PFAM: Forkhead-associated protein; protein of unknown function DUF1707; SMART: Forkhead-associated protein;~identified by MetaGeneAnnotator; putative;~phosphopeptide binding site); this encodes MTTPHPYPLPAPPPDRAPRLGDAERERALAVLREGVAQGRISHDTFLFRMERVLAARRSDELVMLTSDLATESGWSKRVVGAVGRMSAFTAKLRLTWHAERLPKLLLPPPGPYPLRIGRDPVNGLRLTHETVSRLHAELSCQGGVWVLRDLGSTNGTMVNGRRVTGAVVVRAGDQVGFGQVGYQLSGD
- a CDS encoding ABC transporter-like protein (ABC transporter signature motif;~ABC transporter-like protein [Streptomyces sp. SirexAA- E];~ATP binding site [chemical binding];~ATP-binding cassette domain of elongation factor 3,subfamily F; cd03221;~ATP-binding cassette transporter nucleotide-binding domain; cl17201;~ATPase components of ABC transporters with duplicated ATPase domains [General function prediction only]; COG0488;~D-loop;~H-loop/switch region;~KEGG: sgr:SGR_6658 putative ABC transporter ATP-binding protein; PFAM: ABC transporter related; SMART: AAA ATPase;~Q-loop/lid;~Walker A/P-loop;~Walker B;~identified by MetaGeneAnnotator; putative), which translates into the protein MRDRAPLASSLPSSALSPVAAPAGVAQLSVRDVTRSFGTRTVLDQVSFTVRPGEKAAVVGENGSGKSTLLRLLAGAATPDSGEIVVRFPGGTGHLAQTLDLAADRTVRDAVDAALTELRTMERELRAAEESLTDASERELAAYGDLLIAYEERGGYEADARVDAAMHGLGLARITRDRRIGSLSGGEQSRLALACVLAAAPELLLLDEPTNHLDATAVRWLEDHLRAHRGTVVAVTHDRGFLERVATTILEVDRDERTVRRYGDGWAGYRAAKAAARRGAEQRYADWAEEVTRVEELLDAVGRRLAGTGRDPRQGFGKHRRSSEAKLGGQVRAVRERLAQLRRHPVAKPPEPLRFAAVPVVAAAPVVADDGHPDLPGDLLAVLDDVRVGDRLRLDGPLTIAPGQRLLVTGENGAGKTTLLRVLAGDLEPDTGTVRRPARIGYLAQELPARSTRLPLLAAFAAGRPGPADEYADGLLALGLFREEDLHVPVARLSAGQQRRLQLARLVTRPADLLVLDEPTNHIALDLVEDLQTALAAFPGAVVAVSHDRGFRARFGGEELELRSGRRR